ACAGATGAACTGCGCCCCGCCCTGCTGGCGGCCTACCGGAACGTACTGGAACGTCTTGGTCTACGGATTCAGGATTTGCCGCTGGAGAACCTGCGCCAGCATGAGATTTGGTCGGCCAGTGGCCTGGCGGAGATGATGAATGGAGGCCGCGCATGACCGGCCCACTTCAGTGGCCCCAGGGCCTGAATAACGATACGCCGTTGCCCTATGCCACCTGGAAGGTGATGGACCTGGTCGACGGGCACCTGTCTGCTGCCGAGGTGGCCCGACTGGCTGGTGTGACCGAGGCCGAAGTGGTACAGGCCATGGACGAAGCGGGCCGCCGTGCCCGCAGCCATGAGCGGCTGCTCCGCCCGGTAGACGCTGAATTGCAGGCCCAGATCACCCGGATGCTGGGCAGTGTGGTGGGTCCAATTGCCGGAGTATTGGTTGAAGAAGCCATGGAAGACCTGGGTGCCGAGCCCAGGGCTGGGCAGCTGTTTCAGCACTTGTCGCATGAATTGGAACCGCACCAGCGGAGTGCCTTTGCCCACCTGGCCCGTGAACAGGAATTGGCCTGAGACAGGTTCCACGCCCTCAGGCGGCGCTGTGCCTAAGTGGTCAGAGGAACTGCCCTAGGCTGGTATAAATGTGAGAAGCCTCCAGATTGGCTGCACTTTGATCTTGTTCTGTCACCCCGATGATTGGCGCCCGTACGGCTCAGACTGTCCAGGCAAAGGAAGGAATGCATGAAGTACACCGTTGTCATTCAGCAACCCATACAGGATGAGAGGCGTCCCGAACTGGAGCAGCAGCTGCAAACCCAGCTGGGTCTGGGCCAGTCGGCAGCCGCCAAGCTGGCCGCCCGGCGCGCAGGCCGTCTGCTCAAGCCCACCACTCGTGCCAAAGCCGAGAAGCTCCTGGGTCTGTTCCGGCAGATCGGCGCCGATGTAACGCTGGAAGAGGTGCCAGAAGAAGGCGAGATCACCAGTCTGGCGGCACTGGGAAGTGTGCCGGCTGTTGGGTCTGGGTCACTGGGTGGGTTGGGTGGTACTCCCACGGCGGTCCCGGCACAGGCTCAGCCTAGCCCTCTTCCCGACGCCTCAGCAGATCCCTTTGGCCTGGACCCCTTCGGTGCCGATCCTTTCGGCCTGCCCGATGATCTGTCGGTGACCACCTCGCAGGTCTTTCGCGCCGCGCCTGGTGCTGTCACGGGCAGCAGTGTGGCAGCCGATCCTGCTGCTCCCACCGCCTTACAAGGTCGCCCCGCTCTGGACCCGCTCCGGGAGAAGTCGGACGATCTGGCTGTTCAGGCCACTGAAGAAGATGTCTGGGCCGACTTTGCAGACGCCCTGCGGGTGGATGTACCTGCTGAAGCTCCCAGAGAAGTCCAGGCGGCGGCGCCACTGACGCCCACCTTCCTGGACGCCACCGATGAGCCTGCGGTGACGACCCGCCTGGGACCGCGCCGCAGCCTGCTGACCCAGCTGCAACAAGCGGCACTGCTGCCAGCAGCGACCTTGGGCCTGCTGACCTTCTTGTTGCTCTCGGCCTTGCTGCCGGGTCAACGTCAGCAGCGACACCTGACCAGCGCCCAGACGGTGGCTGAAAGCTTCAGCGCCGGATTGAACGTGGCCGATCCGCTGGTGATGCAGCAGCAGTTGGATACGCTGGTGGCCTCTGAGGGGGTTGGGTTTGCCCAAGTGACGTTGCCGGACGGCACAGTGGCCTTCGCCAGTGATGCTGAGGCGGCTGACCGGACAGCGCTGCAGAACAGCTTCGCCGAATGGCAGGGCCGCCAGGGCGTGTTCCGGGAAGACGAAACTTATTCCGTGGGCCGTGTCTCGGGCGCTGCTGATGTGGCGGTTGGCCTACCGTACGTGAGTGGTCTGGCCAGCTTGCTGATCCCCATGCTCCTCACGGCCCTGCTGTTGCTGGGAGCAGCGTATGCCTGGGCTGGCCGCGCGGCCCGTGACATGCTGGAACCTATTCAGCGTCTGGTCCGTTCTGCCGACGCCATCAGCTCTGGGGATCTGAGCCAACCCGTACAGGCCGAAGCCAACAATGAGGTGGGCGACCTGGCCGAAGCGCTGGAGCGGATGCGGGTCAGTCTCTCGGCAGCGATGGACCGCCTGCGCCGCCGCAAACGCTAGCTTGCCGCTCACCGCCGCAAAAAGCCCCTCCATTTGCTGAGGGGGCTTTTTCATCCGAGTAGATAGGCGATTATTCCTGCAGCGACATCTGCCCAAATCCACGGGTGCGCCGCACTTCCCGTACCCCTGACACGCTGCCCAACTCGGAGATCAGGTGGCGCATGGCCTGGTTATCCCCAAACCCCAGGCGCAGACAGACATGCGCCGACTCCTGGCTGTCCACGAAGGCCTCAAAGCGCAGCGGGCTCTGTTTGTTGGCGGCCAGCACACTCAGAATATCGGCCAGCAAGCCATCACGGTCAGGCCCGGTGACGTCCAGATTGACCTCAAAGTGATCCTCGGTCTTGGAATTCCAGCTGGCCGATACGCAGCGTTCGGGCTCGTCGGCCAGCAGCCGGATCATGTTGGGGCAGTCGATGCGGTGGATGCTGACACCGCGTCCGCGTGTCAGGTAGCCCATGATCTGGTCACCCCGGATCGGCTGACAGCACTGGCTCAGCTTGGTGCCGGTGTTCAGGCCTTCCACGTACACCTTGGGTTGCTCACTGTTGCCGGTCTGGGCTGGGGGTGGGGCGCCAGTCAGCGGTTTGGAAACCAGCAACTCCGGGTCCAGCGTCCGGGCGGCCAGGGCTGTCGACACCTTGCCGGAATGCAGCGCCAGAAACAGTTCGTCCGGGTTGCGGCTGCCGACCAGCTCCTGCGCCGCGTCTTCCAGCTTGCGGACACTCATCAGCTTGCGGACTGGCAGATGGCGCTTACGCAGATAGCGCTCCAGCATCTGCTGACCGTGGGCCAGCGCGTCGGCCCGCTCGTCCTGGCGAAAGAAATAGCGGATCTTGGTGCGGGCTGAGCGGGTCGCGGCAAAGTTCAGCCAGTCCTTGCTGGGCTTGCCGTTCTTGCTGGTCAGGATTTCGACCATGTCGCCGTTGTCCAGGCGGTGGCTCAGGGGCACGATTTTGCCGTTCACCCGTGCGCCTACCATCGTCTCCCCGATGCGGGTATGGATGTGATAGGCAAAATCTACTGGCGTGCTGCCTGCGGTCAGGCTGACCGCCAGCCCCTTGGGCGTAAAGACACGCACCCGGTGCGACAAAAAGTCGTTCTTGACAGCGTCCATGTAGTCGGTGGCGTCGCCCACTTCGTTTTGCAACTCGCGCAGTTGATTGATCCACTGGTCCCGCTCACGCTGGTTCAGCTGCCCGCCTTGCTTGTACATCCAGTGCGCGGCCACCCCATACTCGGCCACCTCATGCATTCGCTGCGAGCGAATCTGAATCTCGATGGGCTGCCCACTGCGCCCGATCACGGTGGTGTGCAGCGACTGGTAGCCGTTGGGCTTGGGCACGGCGATGTAGTCCTTGAAGCGGCCCGGCAGCGGAGTCCACAGCGAGTGGACGATGGAAATGGTGTGGTAGCAGATCCGCTTCTCGCGCATTTCCTCGGCGCGGACCAGTCGCTCGGCATCGGTACCGTCCCGCGCTTCGACGGGCCGAGGAGTCAGAATGACCCGCAGCGCCATCAGGTCGAAAATCTGTTCCAGGCCCTTCTCCTCACGGCGCATCTTGTTGTAGATGCTCCAGAGGTGCTTGGCGCGGCCCGAAATGTCGATGTCGATTACCCAGTCGGGCAATTCCAGGTCGTCTTCCAGGGCCGAGCGTAGGGACTGCTCGGCTTGCTGCACGATGGAATCGCGCTCGTCAAGCTGCATTCGCAGGCGCGAACTCAGCTCGGCGTACTCGGCAGGGTAGAGGTAGCGGAAACTGAGATCTTCCAGTTCCCATTTGACCTGCCCGATCCCTAAGCGGTGCGCCAGCGGCGCGAAAATCTCCATGGTCTCGCGCGAGATGCGCTTTTGTTTTTCCTCGGGCATGGACGCCATGGTCCGCATGTTGTGCAGCCGATCGGCCAGCTTGACCACGATAATCCGCAGGTCGTCGGTCATGGCGATCAACATCTGGCGCAGGTTCTCGGCCTGCAGGTCGCGCCCATCATCCCGGACCTCGGCAGTCTGCGACCCGGCCTTACTCAGCTTGCTGACCTTGGTTTCACCTTCCACGATACGGCTGACTTCGGTGCCGAAATGGTCGGTAATGACCTCAAAGGTGACGCCGTCCACGTCCTCAACCGTGTCATGCAGCAGCCCAGCCGTCACGCTGACCGTGTCCATGCCCAGTTCGGCCAGGATGGTGGCGACAGCGACTGGGTGGGTAATGTAAGGCTCGCCGCTCTTTCTGACGACCCCCTCGTGGGCGTCCCGCGCAAACTCGTAGGCGCGCTCTACCGTGTCGCGTTCCGCCTGAGGCCGCTCCGCGATCAGGGCGCGCAAAATGTCCATGCCATGCACATCCTCCAGCATAGCGCGGCCTTGGCACGGGGACGGTGGTGGGAGGACGGACAGCCGTATCTGCAGATGGGTGGAACCACTGTTCCTTACAGGCACCGCGTAGCCGCGTCAATGGCGTCCCCCTCATTTGACCAGCGCTATGCTGCTTCTTATGCCTGTGCTTACCGTCAGCCCCGACTGGTCCCTGGAACGCCAGCACTGGGTGCGGGGTTATTTCCGGGTGGCGGGGGTCGATGAGGCGGGCCGGGGTGCCTGGGCCGGGCCAGTGACGGTGGCCGCCGTGATCCTGCCCAATACCGGGCAGGAGTTGCCCTTTGCGGACAGCAAAACCCTCAGTGCCACGCAGCGCGAAGCCCTGGCCGACGAGGTGCGGCGCATTGCGCTGGCTTGGGCAGTGGAACACGCCTGGCCTGACGAGATAGAGCAGCTGAATATCCTGGGCGCAACCCACGCTGCCGCCATGAGAGCGCTGGCTGTACTGAACCCGGAGCCGCAGGCGCTGGTCACTGACCACCTGCGGCTGCGGACCGATTTGCCGCTGCTGGCTCCACCCCGTGCCGACGCCCTGAGCTATAGCGTGGCCGCTGCCAGCCTGCTGGCCAAGACCGAGCGGGATGCCCTGATGATTCGCCTGGACCGCGAGTATCCCGGCTACGGCTTCGCGGGCCACAAGGGTTACGGTGCGCCAGCTCACCGCGCTGCCCTGGCCGAACTGGGCGTGAGTGCCGTGCACCGGCGCGGGTTTCGGCCCATTGCGGCGCTGCTGCAAGAGCGGCTGCTGTAAGCGGTCCTCAGGGCCTGCGCCACAATTGCCTGACACTTGCCGCGCAAGATAAGCCCTATGAGGAAAAATACAATAGGGTTCACTTTGGCTGGCTTGACGGTTGTTCTCTCGTTGCTGGGCAGCGCTCAGGCCGAGCTGCTGGGTGGTGGGGGAGTGCCCACGGCACCTATCGCAGCTCCTATTCAAGTTCCGGCAGCTCCACCTGTGCCGGCTCCCGCACCTGCAGTGCAGTGGCAGACCCTCTCAGGCGCCGCGCCGCTGGTGATCGGTCACCGTGGCAGCTCTGGCACGCGGCCTGAGCACACCCTGGAAGCCTACCGTGAGGCCATTCGTGGTGGCGCGGACTTCATTGAGCCGGATCTGGTCGTGACCAAAGATGGCGTGCTGGTGGCCCGCCACGAACCCGTGATTGCCATTGTGGACCCCAGCGGTAAGGTGTTGGAAGCCACCGCCGACGTGCATAACCGCTCAGAGTTCCGTGACCGCCTGACGGTCAAGCAGGTGGACGGCCATACTGTGCGCGGGTATTTCGTAGAGGACTTTACCCTGGCCGAACTGAAGA
The sequence above is a segment of the Deinococcus radiophilus genome. Coding sequences within it:
- a CDS encoding HAMP domain-containing protein; this translates as MKYTVVIQQPIQDERRPELEQQLQTQLGLGQSAAAKLAARRAGRLLKPTTRAKAEKLLGLFRQIGADVTLEEVPEEGEITSLAALGSVPAVGSGSLGGLGGTPTAVPAQAQPSPLPDASADPFGLDPFGADPFGLPDDLSVTTSQVFRAAPGAVTGSSVAADPAAPTALQGRPALDPLREKSDDLAVQATEEDVWADFADALRVDVPAEAPREVQAAAPLTPTFLDATDEPAVTTRLGPRRSLLTQLQQAALLPAATLGLLTFLLLSALLPGQRQQRHLTSAQTVAESFSAGLNVADPLVMQQQLDTLVASEGVGFAQVTLPDGTVAFASDAEAADRTALQNSFAEWQGRQGVFREDETYSVGRVSGAADVAVGLPYVSGLASLLIPMLLTALLLLGAAYAWAGRAARDMLEPIQRLVRSADAISSGDLSQPVQAEANNEVGDLAEALERMRVSLSAAMDRLRRRKR
- a CDS encoding RelA/SpoT family protein; the protein is MDILRALIAERPQAERDTVERAYEFARDAHEGVVRKSGEPYITHPVAVATILAELGMDTVSVTAGLLHDTVEDVDGVTFEVITDHFGTEVSRIVEGETKVSKLSKAGSQTAEVRDDGRDLQAENLRQMLIAMTDDLRIIVVKLADRLHNMRTMASMPEEKQKRISRETMEIFAPLAHRLGIGQVKWELEDLSFRYLYPAEYAELSSRLRMQLDERDSIVQQAEQSLRSALEDDLELPDWVIDIDISGRAKHLWSIYNKMRREEKGLEQIFDLMALRVILTPRPVEARDGTDAERLVRAEEMREKRICYHTISIVHSLWTPLPGRFKDYIAVPKPNGYQSLHTTVIGRSGQPIEIQIRSQRMHEVAEYGVAAHWMYKQGGQLNQRERDQWINQLRELQNEVGDATDYMDAVKNDFLSHRVRVFTPKGLAVSLTAGSTPVDFAYHIHTRIGETMVGARVNGKIVPLSHRLDNGDMVEILTSKNGKPSKDWLNFAATRSARTKIRYFFRQDERADALAHGQQMLERYLRKRHLPVRKLMSVRKLEDAAQELVGSRNPDELFLALHSGKVSTALAARTLDPELLVSKPLTGAPPPAQTGNSEQPKVYVEGLNTGTKLSQCCQPIRGDQIMGYLTRGRGVSIHRIDCPNMIRLLADEPERCVSASWNSKTEDHFEVNLDVTGPDRDGLLADILSVLAANKQSPLRFEAFVDSQESAHVCLRLGFGDNQAMRHLISELGSVSGVREVRRTRGFGQMSLQE
- a CDS encoding ribonuclease HII; the encoded protein is MPVLTVSPDWSLERQHWVRGYFRVAGVDEAGRGAWAGPVTVAAVILPNTGQELPFADSKTLSATQREALADEVRRIALAWAVEHAWPDEIEQLNILGATHAAAMRALAVLNPEPQALVTDHLRLRTDLPLLAPPRADALSYSVAAASLLAKTERDALMIRLDREYPGYGFAGHKGYGAPAHRAALAELGVSAVHRRGFRPIAALLQERLL